The Beijerinckiaceae bacterium RH AL1 genome has a segment encoding these proteins:
- the cobW gene encoding Protein CobW (ID:RHAL1_01606;~source:Prodigal:2.6), whose protein sequence is MESRAAGRGAPGVIGRRGARHDTRESRPMPPAAPLAKIPATIVTGFLGAGKTTLIRHVIETAKGRRLALIVNEFGDVGVDGDILRDCGEAACGLVELANGCICCTVADDFLPAIETLLKLDPPPEHIVIETSGLALPKPLVKAFDWPDVRRRLTVDGVVAVVDAAAVAAGRFADDPAKVAAQRAADPSVDHDNPLEEVFEDQLLCADLIVLNKTDLVDAAARERVEAEIKAVVPRGKIVAAREGRLDAALLLGLDARAEDDLAQRPSHHDAEEEHDHDDFDTFVVPVAAIAEPDAFLRRLAEVAATHDVLRIKGFVAVDGKPMRLLVQGVGARFEKRFDRPWAANEAREGRLVVIGEKGLDAAAIRAAIAA, encoded by the coding sequence GTGGAATCGCGTGCGGCCGGGCGGGGTGCCCCGGGCGTCATCGGCCGGAGAGGCGCGCGCCACGACACCCGTGAAAGTCGCCCGATGCCGCCTGCCGCCCCGCTTGCCAAGATTCCCGCCACGATCGTCACCGGCTTCCTCGGCGCGGGCAAGACGACGCTGATCCGCCACGTGATCGAGACGGCGAAGGGCCGGCGGCTCGCCCTCATCGTCAACGAGTTTGGCGACGTCGGCGTCGACGGCGACATTCTGCGCGATTGCGGCGAGGCGGCCTGCGGCCTCGTCGAGCTCGCCAACGGCTGCATCTGCTGCACCGTCGCCGACGACTTCCTCCCCGCGATCGAGACGCTGCTGAAGCTCGACCCGCCGCCGGAGCACATCGTCATCGAGACCTCCGGCCTTGCGCTGCCGAAGCCGCTCGTGAAGGCGTTCGACTGGCCGGACGTGCGGCGCCGCCTCACGGTCGACGGCGTCGTCGCGGTGGTCGATGCCGCCGCCGTCGCCGCTGGCCGCTTCGCCGACGATCCCGCCAAGGTCGCGGCGCAGCGCGCGGCCGACCCCAGCGTCGACCACGACAACCCGCTCGAAGAGGTGTTCGAGGACCAGCTGCTCTGCGCCGACCTCATCGTTCTCAACAAGACCGATCTCGTCGATGCCGCCGCGCGCGAAAGGGTCGAGGCCGAGATCAAGGCCGTGGTGCCCCGCGGAAAAATCGTGGCGGCGCGCGAGGGCAGGCTCGATGCGGCGCTGCTGCTCGGCCTCGACGCGCGGGCCGAGGACGATCTCGCCCAGCGCCCCTCGCACCACGATGCCGAGGAGGAGCACGATCACGACGACTTCGACACGTTCGTCGTGCCCGTCGCCGCGATCGCCGAGCCCGACGCCTTCCTGCGCCGCCTCGCCGAGGTCGCCGCGACCCACGACGTGCTGCGGATCAAAGGCTTCGTCGCCGTCGACGGCAAGCCGATGCGCCTCCTCGTGCAGGGCGTCGGCGCGCGCTTCGAGAAGCGCTTCGACCGGCCCTGGGCCGCGAACGAGGCGCGCGAGGGCCGGCTGGTGGTGATCGGCGAGAAGGGCCTCGATGCCGCGGCGATCCGCGCGGCGATCGCGGCCTAG
- a CDS encoding Polysaccharide transporter, PST family (ID:RHAL1_01607;~source:Prodigal:2.6): MLEQPSYADTGGSASPQHEQHRDHGRDLLKNLAAGGASSLLKAALQLAMLPLMGRLLGPKEFGLYAMALPVVTFFTVVADGGLGASLAKERSHDTTVWNTAFYVMLALGVCVAGIVNLCGFGLAAVLHEPRLHALLALLSFNFIFIAVSTLPSARLFQRNDLVSLSAVDTIATILGAGLAIGFALHGFGAMSLAVQSAATFGGRALGLNALAFELPGRKTSLKLLASHLHTGGVLVGTRLIDMFCRFAENLLFSLAFGPAALGSYTFANQACRFLVESASNPVWAATYAQSLKLVGAPFVALQCNMARLMMLTVFPAACLVAAASPEVIPFLLGEKWHHAGHFVQILVCSYALAAAATIGGAALLATSHNRLFLFTSTLLVVGRVVAVAIGHWTGPLEATTGVALAQVAYAVVMGVVLSRTYAITPAQILAAIGTPAVAGLAGGLVCFVALYLTPDSHAATIASVALGGLAFLGTLSAIDKDFTIAGLKRSIGKVRAREAEA, encoded by the coding sequence TTGCTCGAGCAACCCAGCTACGCCGACACCGGAGGCTCGGCTTCGCCGCAGCACGAGCAGCATCGCGACCACGGCCGCGACCTTTTGAAGAATCTCGCCGCCGGCGGCGCCTCGAGCCTGCTGAAGGCGGCGCTGCAGCTCGCCATGCTGCCGCTGATGGGCCGCCTGCTCGGGCCGAAGGAATTCGGCCTCTACGCCATGGCGCTGCCGGTCGTCACCTTCTTCACCGTCGTCGCCGACGGCGGCCTCGGCGCCTCGCTCGCCAAGGAGCGCTCGCACGACACGACCGTGTGGAACACCGCCTTCTACGTGATGCTGGCGCTCGGCGTCTGCGTCGCCGGAATCGTCAATCTCTGCGGCTTCGGCCTCGCCGCCGTCCTGCACGAGCCGCGGCTGCACGCGCTGCTCGCCCTGCTCTCCTTCAACTTCATCTTCATCGCCGTCTCGACCCTGCCGTCGGCGCGGCTCTTCCAGCGCAACGACCTCGTCTCGCTTTCGGCCGTCGACACCATCGCCACGATCCTCGGCGCCGGGCTCGCCATCGGCTTCGCGCTGCACGGCTTCGGCGCGATGAGCCTCGCCGTGCAGAGCGCCGCGACCTTCGGCGGCCGCGCGCTCGGCCTCAATGCGCTGGCCTTCGAGCTGCCCGGCCGCAAGACCTCGCTGAAGCTTCTGGCGAGCCATCTGCATACCGGCGGCGTGCTCGTCGGCACGCGGCTCATCGACATGTTCTGCCGCTTCGCCGAGAACTTGCTGTTCTCGCTCGCCTTCGGCCCCGCCGCGCTCGGCAGCTACACCTTCGCCAACCAGGCCTGCCGCTTCCTCGTCGAATCCGCCTCGAACCCGGTGTGGGCCGCGACCTACGCGCAGTCCCTCAAGCTCGTCGGCGCGCCGTTCGTCGCGCTCCAGTGCAACATGGCGCGGCTGATGATGCTCACCGTGTTCCCCGCCGCCTGCCTCGTCGCCGCCGCCTCGCCCGAGGTGATCCCCTTCCTGCTCGGCGAGAAGTGGCACCATGCCGGCCACTTCGTGCAGATCCTCGTCTGCTCCTACGCGCTGGCCGCCGCCGCGACGATCGGCGGCGCCGCGCTGCTCGCCACGAGCCACAACAGGCTGTTTCTCTTCACGAGCACGCTGCTTGTCGTCGGCCGCGTCGTCGCAGTCGCCATCGGCCACTGGACCGGGCCGCTCGAGGCGACGACCGGCGTCGCCTTGGCCCAGGTCGCCTACGCGGTGGTGATGGGCGTCGTGCTGTCGCGCACCTACGCCATCACGCCCGCGCAGATTCTCGCCGCCATCGGCACGCCCGCCGTCGCCGGGCTCGCCGGCGGCCTGGTCTGCTTCGTCGCGCTCTACCTCACCCCCGACTCGCACGCCGCCACCATCGCCAGCGTCGCGCTCGGCGGCCTCGCCTTCCTCGGCACCCTGTCGGCGATCGACAAGGATTTCACCATCGCCGGCCTGAAGCGCTCGATCGGCAAGGTCCGCGCCCGGGAGGCGGAGGCTTAG
- the cobO gene encoding Cob(I)yrinic acid a,c-diamide adenosyltransferase (ID:RHAL1_01608;~source:Prodigal:2.6): MSDDTTDDRHKQKMAARKAVQDAEVASKPIAEKGLLIVHTGPGKGKTSAAMGLVLRALGYGWKVAIVQFIKGAWDTGEKHALERFGDLVEWHTMGEGFTWETQDRDRDIAAAERAWAKAQALMEDEAIGLLVLDELNIALRYGYLPLDVVVARLSARRPGLHVVVTGRNAKPALIEAADLVTEMALVKHHFAAGVKAQKGIEF; encoded by the coding sequence ATGAGCGACGACACGACCGACGACCGGCACAAGCAGAAGATGGCGGCGCGCAAGGCGGTGCAGGACGCCGAGGTCGCCTCGAAGCCGATCGCCGAGAAGGGCCTGCTCATCGTCCACACCGGCCCCGGCAAGGGGAAGACCTCGGCGGCGATGGGGCTCGTGCTGCGCGCGCTCGGCTACGGCTGGAAGGTCGCGATCGTGCAGTTCATCAAGGGCGCCTGGGACACCGGCGAGAAGCACGCGCTGGAGCGCTTCGGCGACCTCGTCGAATGGCACACGATGGGCGAAGGCTTCACCTGGGAGACGCAGGACCGCGACCGCGACATCGCCGCCGCCGAGCGCGCATGGGCCAAGGCGCAGGCGCTGATGGAGGACGAGGCGATCGGCCTGCTCGTGCTCGACGAGCTCAACATCGCGCTGCGCTACGGCTATCTGCCGCTCGACGTGGTAGTGGCGCGGCTTTCGGCGCGCCGCCCCGGCCTGCATGTCGTCGTAACCGGGCGCAACGCCAAGCCCGCCCTCATCGAGGCCGCCGACCTCGTGACCGAGATGGCGCTCGTGAAGCACCATTTCGCCGCCGGCGTGAAGGCGCAGAAGGGCATCGAGTTCTAG
- a CDS encoding hypothetical protein (ID:RHAL1_01609;~source:Prodigal:2.6): protein MRRRRVFDAEIVGREAPAHEVVPSAHDAGLRDGRLDRAIAAPIEVDGRAGIVGAVARLDVDDAGRVEPVFRRQCTVEQRQLADEGRVEDLAEAGDPIRQQNAVDAVLRIGVLVADVEVAAARGVLADAGQLQQHRVECRVVARRKVVDARPGDGRGVGRPLGDEIVPHGPRICFACAGGCDDRSLQVRWTGDAGRRRSRGWRRRAPSLGDTVRNRVNGGRRTGRPFDRRASHDLGRLGLEPLLRLRHRHCRQGRLGSHETNRQGQRHDAHARTHSNTTTVHDARPQRPSIIML from the coding sequence GTGCGCCGGCGTCGGGTTTTCGATGCCGAGATCGTCGGACGTGAAGCGCCCGCTCACGAAGTAGTCCCATCGGCCCACGACGCCGGACTGCGTGATGGTCGGCTGGATCGTGCGATAGCTGCCCCCATAGAGGTCGACGGTCGTGCCGGGATCGTCGGCGCCGTTGCGCGTCTGGATGTCGATGATGCCGGCCGTGTGGAGCCCGTATTCCGCCGGCAATGCACCGTCGAGCAGCGTCAGCTCGCGGATGAAGGTCGAGTCGAGGACCTGGCTGAAGCCGGAGACCCCATCCGGCAGCAGAATGCCGTTGATGCGGTATTGCGCATTGGCGTGCTCGTTGCGGATGTGGAAGTCGCCGCTGCCCGCGGAGTCTTGGCTGACGCCGGGCAGTTGCAGCAGCACCGCGTCGAATGCCGTGTTGTTGCCCGCAGGAAGGTTGTCGATGCTCGCCCTGGTGATGGACGTGGCGTTGGCCGGCCCCTTGGGGACGAGATTGTCCCGCACGGTCCGCGCATCTGCTTCGCCTGCGCGGGCGGCTGTGACGATCGCAGCCTGCAGGTCCGCTGGACCGGCGACGCCGGCCGCCGGCGGAGTAGAGGCTGGCGACGGCGCGCGCCGAGCCTGGGCGACACTGTGAGGAACCGCGTGAACGGGGGACGGCGCACGGGCCGTCCTTTCGACCGCCGGGCGTCGCACGATCTTGGTCGGCTTGGGCTTGAGCCTTTGCTTCGGCTCCGTCACCGTCACTGTCGGCAAGGTCGTTTGGGCTCTCACGAAACCAACCGACAAGGCCAGCGCCACGACGCTCACGCTCGCACCCACAGCAACACGACGACCGTCCACGATGCTCGCCCCCAGCGACCGAGCATCATTATGTTATAA
- a CDS encoding hypothetical protein (ID:RHAL1_01610;~Outer membrane insertion C-terminal signal;~source:Prodigal:2.6) translates to MSGASLAGYQIPNSAGTPPAFTAFGIDSFNSALLNENQVERSIFNVLAWQKSFGAVDSQVSYFQRYSELHFTPDPIGDIIFNGVASDVARTSLVNGVQSDNAWRSSSRNTLRFGFTAQVEHASADDTNTVLPTDAAGNPIDSPFILPANTSKTGTVDGVYVSDEYYLTRQLAVTGGLRYDYMGEYVTTDQLSPRLGIVYKPFETTTFHAGYARYFTPPELALSGPTPVSTFANTTLASDVTESSPVRPERSHYFDAGVTQRILPGLDVGLDGYYKIATNLLDDGQFGQALVLTAFNYAKAYNEGGELKVNYANGGFRAYGNLAVAQQRATQVSSNQYLFDPDELAYIQNHYIFTDHDQLFTVSGGGSYKIGRTTLSTDVVYGSGLRDGFANTGTVSPHAVVNLGLSQDVVLAPGAKPTTFRLTVVNVADTPYAIRDGSGIGVFQAQYGSRRAVFGGITQRF, encoded by the coding sequence ATGTCGGGCGCGAGCCTCGCCGGCTACCAGATCCCGAACTCGGCCGGCACGCCGCCGGCCTTCACGGCCTTCGGCATCGACAGTTTCAACTCGGCGCTGCTCAACGAGAACCAGGTCGAGCGCTCGATCTTCAACGTGCTCGCCTGGCAGAAATCGTTCGGCGCGGTCGACTCGCAGGTCTCCTATTTCCAGCGCTATTCGGAGCTGCATTTCACGCCGGACCCGATCGGCGACATCATCTTCAACGGCGTCGCCTCCGACGTCGCGCGCACGAGCCTCGTCAACGGCGTGCAGAGCGACAATGCCTGGCGCAGCTCGAGCCGCAACACGTTGCGCTTCGGCTTCACCGCGCAAGTGGAGCACGCGAGCGCCGACGACACCAACACGGTGCTGCCGACCGATGCCGCCGGCAATCCGATCGACAGCCCGTTCATCCTGCCCGCAAACACAAGCAAGACCGGCACCGTCGACGGCGTCTACGTCTCCGACGAGTACTATCTGACCCGACAGCTCGCGGTCACCGGCGGCCTGCGCTACGACTACATGGGCGAATACGTCACGACGGACCAGCTGAGCCCGCGCCTCGGCATCGTCTACAAGCCCTTCGAGACGACGACCTTCCACGCCGGCTACGCCCGCTACTTCACGCCGCCGGAGCTGGCGCTCTCCGGCCCGACGCCGGTCAGCACCTTCGCCAACACGACGCTGGCGTCGGACGTGACCGAGTCGAGCCCGGTGCGGCCGGAGCGCTCGCACTACTTCGACGCCGGGGTCACGCAGCGCATCCTGCCGGGGCTCGATGTCGGCCTCGACGGCTATTACAAGATCGCCACGAACCTGCTCGACGACGGCCAGTTCGGCCAGGCGCTCGTGCTGACCGCCTTCAACTACGCCAAAGCCTACAACGAGGGCGGCGAGCTGAAGGTGAACTACGCCAACGGCGGCTTCCGCGCCTACGGCAACCTCGCCGTCGCGCAGCAGCGCGCGACACAGGTGTCGTCCAACCAATATCTCTTCGACCCGGATGAGCTCGCCTACATCCAGAACCACTACATCTTCACCGATCACGACCAGCTCTTCACCGTCTCGGGCGGCGGCTCCTACAAGATCGGGCGCACGACCTTATCGACGGATGTCGTCTACGGCAGCGGCCTGCGTGACGGCTTCGCCAACACCGGAACTGTCTCCCCGCATGCGGTCGTCAATCTCGGGCTGTCGCAGGACGTCGTGCTGGCGCCGGGCGCCAAGCCGACAACCTTCCGCCTGACCGTGGTCAACGTCGCCGACACGCCCTATGCGATCCGGGATGGATCAGGCATCGGCGTGTTCCAGGCGCAGTACGGGTCGCGGCGCGCGGTGTTCGGCGGCATCACGCAGCGGTTCTGA
- a CDS encoding putative TonB-like protein (ID:RHAL1_01611;~source:Prodigal:2.6): MSERRANSFAFDPPTGARLWHYLVAMLVVGLALAGGLRALDRATPADVASETQDAVLIDLPPTETATHPVGDDAPTRQAAAAAAALAKPEDKAEPPKPASVALPKPPPPQRAAPASAPQEAHVSGGPEETRAESTDTDDAETHRASAHLITLWQKALMARLQAARHGLPHHQRFAGLAKVAFEIDRNGHLVAEHVAQSSGSSALDAAALALVRLAEPYPIPPHEAGATQLSFVVPISFRP; encoded by the coding sequence ATGAGCGAGCGGCGTGCGAACTCCTTCGCCTTCGACCCGCCGACGGGCGCCCGTCTCTGGCACTACCTTGTCGCCATGCTTGTCGTCGGCTTGGCGCTGGCTGGCGGCCTGCGCGCGCTCGATCGCGCGACGCCGGCAGACGTGGCGAGCGAGACGCAGGACGCGGTGCTCATCGACCTGCCGCCTACCGAGACGGCGACGCACCCAGTGGGCGACGACGCGCCGACCCGGCAGGCCGCCGCCGCCGCCGCGGCGCTCGCTAAGCCGGAGGACAAAGCCGAGCCGCCGAAGCCGGCGAGCGTCGCGCTTCCGAAGCCCCCACCGCCGCAACGGGCCGCACCCGCATCCGCTCCGCAAGAGGCTCACGTGTCCGGCGGCCCCGAAGAGACGCGCGCCGAGAGCACCGATACCGACGATGCCGAGACACATAGAGCCTCCGCGCATCTCATCACGCTGTGGCAGAAAGCGCTGATGGCGCGGCTGCAGGCCGCTCGACACGGGCTGCCGCATCACCAGCGATTTGCCGGCCTGGCGAAAGTCGCCTTCGAGATCGACCGTAACGGCCATCTCGTAGCCGAGCACGTTGCGCAGAGCTCGGGGTCGTCGGCGCTCGATGCGGCGGCCTTGGCGCTCGTGCGGCTTGCCGAGCCGTACCCTATCCCGCCCCACGAAGCAGGCGCCACGCAGCTCTCCTTTGTCGTGCCGATCAGCTTCAGGCCATGA
- a CDS encoding protein of unknown function (ID:RHAL1_01612;~source:Prodigal:2.6): MDALAENGSRLFCSAAHAVGTASFEMQTCGDFSNRYWIGVTTTLAVITFAIFAIWHVAFSERGAG; encoded by the coding sequence ATGGACGCGCTCGCGGAGAACGGAAGCCGCTTGTTCTGCTCCGCCGCGCACGCGGTGGGGACGGCGTCGTTCGAGATGCAGACGTGCGGCGACTTCTCCAACCGCTACTGGATCGGGGTGACCACCACGCTCGCGGTGATCACGTTCGCGATCTTCGCGATCTGGCACGTTGCCTTCAGCGAGCGCGGCGCGGGCTAG
- a CDS encoding Drug resistance transporter, EmrB/QacA subfamily (ID:RHAL1_01613;~source:Prodigal:2.6) has translation MTDQPKASLKDWLATIGAILGAFTAILDIQITNSSLANIEGAIGASPEQGSWISTAYLMAEIIVIPLTGWLGSSVFGLRRYLSINTALFIGFSVLCALSTSLPQLILFRAGQGFTGGVLIPTAITILRTRLPKHQQPIGITIFGLTATFAPAIGPTIGGWLTDNFSWHYIFYLNLIPGPIAAGMQLYALAPQKTKWEELARGDWLGVIAMAIGLSGMTFVLEEGQRKEWFESDIILRVTILSIVGLVAFIARELTAQRPFINLRVLKNPTIGASTTLMVVLGAVSLGSTYVIPLYCAQIQGYNAEQIGWVVMWSGIPQLFVFPMMPLLMRRFDPRVLVVAGTLLFAFSCWLNVNLTHDVGMNELILPQLLRAAGQPLFAIPLSQLSTAGLPPRDTADASALSNMMRNLGGSIGIAALSTIVDRREQFHFSMLAEAMTRNATRTQERLSLLIAGARNAADPAIAKMQALSTIASQVRREAYVAAYADAFFLVAVGLVVSLGAVLLLRRPPRTTAPVEAH, from the coding sequence ATGACCGACCAGCCCAAGGCCTCGCTGAAGGACTGGCTCGCCACGATCGGCGCGATCCTGGGCGCGTTCACGGCCATCCTCGACATCCAGATCACCAACTCCTCGCTCGCCAACATCGAGGGCGCGATCGGCGCCTCGCCGGAGCAGGGAAGCTGGATCTCGACGGCCTACCTGATGGCCGAGATCATCGTCATCCCGCTCACCGGCTGGCTCGGCTCGAGCGTGTTCGGCCTGCGCCGCTATCTTTCCATCAACACCGCGCTGTTCATCGGCTTCTCGGTGCTCTGCGCCCTGTCGACGTCGCTGCCGCAGCTCATCCTCTTTCGCGCCGGCCAAGGGTTTACCGGCGGCGTGCTGATCCCAACCGCCATCACCATCCTGCGCACCCGCCTCCCCAAGCACCAGCAGCCGATCGGCATCACGATCTTCGGGCTCACCGCGACCTTCGCGCCGGCGATCGGGCCGACCATCGGTGGTTGGCTCACCGACAATTTCTCCTGGCACTACATCTTCTACCTGAACCTCATCCCGGGCCCGATCGCGGCCGGCATGCAGCTCTATGCGCTGGCGCCGCAGAAGACGAAATGGGAGGAGCTCGCCAGGGGCGACTGGCTCGGCGTCATCGCGATGGCGATCGGCCTCTCCGGCATGACCTTCGTGCTGGAGGAAGGCCAGCGCAAGGAATGGTTTGAATCCGACATCATCCTGCGCGTCACGATTCTCTCGATCGTCGGCCTCGTCGCCTTCATCGCGCGCGAGCTGACGGCGCAGCGCCCCTTCATCAACCTGCGTGTCCTGAAGAACCCGACGATCGGCGCCTCGACGACGCTGATGGTGGTGCTCGGCGCCGTCTCGCTCGGCTCGACCTACGTCATCCCGCTCTACTGCGCGCAGATCCAAGGCTACAATGCCGAGCAGATCGGCTGGGTGGTGATGTGGAGCGGCATCCCGCAGCTCTTCGTCTTCCCGATGATGCCGCTGCTCATGCGCAGGTTCGATCCGCGCGTGCTCGTCGTCGCCGGCACCCTGCTCTTTGCCTTTTCGTGCTGGCTCAACGTCAACCTGACGCACGACGTCGGCATGAACGAGCTGATCCTGCCGCAGCTCTTGCGCGCGGCGGGGCAGCCCCTGTTCGCGATTCCCCTGTCGCAGCTCTCGACCGCCGGCCTGCCGCCGCGCGACACGGCGGACGCGTCGGCGCTCTCCAACATGATGCGCAACCTCGGCGGCTCGATCGGCATCGCCGCGCTGTCGACGATCGTCGACCGGCGCGAGCAGTTCCACTTCTCGATGCTCGCCGAGGCGATGACGCGCAACGCCACGCGCACGCAGGAACGGCTCTCGCTGCTCATCGCCGGCGCCCGCAACGCCGCCGATCCGGCGATCGCCAAGATGCAGGCGCTGTCGACGATCGCATCGCAGGTGCGGCGCGAGGCCTATGTCGCGGCCTATGCGGACGCGTTCTTCCTCGTGGCGGTCGGCCTCGTCGTCAGCCTCGGCGCGGTGCTGCTGCTGCGCCGGCCGCCGCGGACCACGGCGCCCGTCGAGGCGCACTGA
- a CDS encoding hypothetical protein (ID:RHAL1_01614;~conserved protein of unknown function;~source:Prodigal:2.6): protein MAFPVFQPPKPALLKRARAMRRAMTEAETRLWHALLRRLPAYHFRRQVPIGAFIADFCCYRGRLVIEVDGNQHGLDEARARDARRTAILESEGFRVVRFSNAEVFSAIDSVLDTILAHLEGRAD from the coding sequence ATGGCATTTCCGGTCTTCCAGCCGCCCAAGCCGGCGCTGCTCAAGCGAGCGCGCGCCATGCGACGAGCCATGACCGAGGCCGAGACCCGGCTCTGGCATGCCCTGCTGCGCCGTTTGCCGGCCTACCATTTTCGCCGTCAGGTCCCGATCGGCGCGTTCATCGCCGATTTCTGCTGTTACCGGGGCCGGCTCGTCATCGAGGTCGATGGCAACCAGCATGGTCTCGATGAAGCGCGGGCTCGCGATGCGCGCCGCACGGCCATCCTGGAGAGCGAAGGCTTTCGTGTCGTTCGCTTTTCCAACGCAGAGGTGTTCTCTGCGATCGACTCTGTGCTCGACACGATCCTTGCGCATCTCGAGGGGCGTGCGGATTGA
- a CDS encoding Secretion protein HlyD family protein (ID:RHAL1_01615;~source:Prodigal:2.6), protein MSASAPTIDDVTPANVARAAPLLRKKAAQEAPRAPDARSDEADAARPPRRLRPKRLILGFLALAALGFAGQWGWHWWTTGRFEEVTDDAFLQADKVTVAPKVGGFVAESLAADNQPVKAGDVIARIDDRDYQVTKAQDEADLDKSKASLEGVAAALIQQQAKIVEAKADVANTRAALDFARQEARRYDDLYSRGAGAMQRAQQADADLIVKQAALDKANAAYDAAQKQMDALRSLEDAARASLRRSQINLEQANLNLSYTTIKAPISGVVGDRALRRGQLVQPGTNLLTIVPMGEAIYLVANFKETQVGRMVEGQAASFTIDAFGDHVFHGRIDSFAPGTGSQFALLQPENATGNFTKIVQRVPVKIALEPGDPLIARLRPGLSAEATVDVRGEAAKPAAAQQVSVR, encoded by the coding sequence ATGAGTGCCTCCGCTCCGACCATCGATGACGTGACGCCCGCCAACGTCGCCCGCGCCGCGCCTCTCCTGCGCAAGAAGGCGGCGCAGGAGGCTCCGCGCGCGCCGGACGCGCGCAGCGACGAAGCCGATGCGGCGCGACCGCCGCGCCGCCTGCGGCCGAAGCGGCTCATCCTCGGTTTTCTCGCCCTTGCCGCGCTGGGCTTCGCCGGCCAGTGGGGCTGGCACTGGTGGACGACCGGCCGCTTCGAGGAGGTCACCGACGACGCCTTCCTGCAGGCCGACAAGGTCACCGTGGCCCCGAAGGTCGGCGGCTTCGTCGCCGAGAGCCTCGCTGCCGACAACCAGCCGGTGAAGGCCGGCGACGTCATCGCCCGCATCGATGATCGCGACTACCAGGTGACGAAGGCGCAGGACGAGGCCGACCTCGACAAGTCGAAGGCGAGCCTCGAGGGCGTCGCCGCGGCGCTGATCCAGCAGCAGGCGAAGATCGTCGAGGCGAAGGCCGACGTCGCCAACACCCGCGCCGCGCTCGACTTCGCGCGTCAGGAGGCCAGGCGCTACGACGACCTCTATTCGCGCGGCGCCGGCGCCATGCAGCGCGCGCAACAGGCGGACGCCGACCTCATCGTGAAGCAGGCCGCCCTCGACAAGGCCAACGCCGCCTACGATGCCGCGCAAAAGCAGATGGACGCGCTGCGCTCGCTGGAGGATGCCGCCCGCGCCAGCCTGCGCCGCTCGCAGATCAACCTCGAGCAGGCGAACCTCAACCTCTCCTACACGACGATCAAGGCGCCGATCTCGGGCGTCGTCGGCGACCGCGCGCTGCGCCGCGGCCAGCTCGTCCAGCCCGGCACGAACCTGCTGACGATCGTGCCGATGGGCGAGGCGATCTATCTCGTCGCCAACTTCAAGGAGACGCAGGTCGGCCGCATGGTCGAGGGCCAAGCCGCGAGCTTTACGATCGACGCCTTCGGCGACCACGTCTTCCACGGCCGCATCGACTCGTTTGCGCCCGGCACCGGCTCGCAGTTCGCGCTGCTGCAGCCGGAGAACGCGACCGGCAACTTCACCAAGATCGTGCAGCGCGTGCCGGTGAAGATCGCGCTCGAGCCCGGCGACCCGCTGATCGCGCGGCTGCGCCCGGGGCTCTCGGCGGAAGCCACCGTCGACGTGCGCGGCGAGGCGGCGAAGCCGGCCGCGGCGCAGCAGGTGAGCGTCAGGTGA
- a CDS encoding protein of unknown function (ID:RHAL1_01616;~source:Prodigal:2.6): MTALETATRPRARSGRPTKAAAAERDERLLEIATHMFLEQGFEATSIDALAEAASIGKATLYARYADKGALFADVLRRRIIEVYGGLEAEFAAAPGDDLQATLQHVAERFLDQTLQDSSVALGRILAAQGARFPELAQLAMTEGYERQVRLISSVLARFDGDPRYVLGDLAVTADFFLALVLGRTSRIKIYGLAIDREEMRHRTRAAVAFFVRGVSAA; this comes from the coding sequence ATGACCGCGCTTGAGACCGCCACGCGCCCGCGCGCGCGCAGCGGCCGCCCGACCAAGGCGGCGGCGGCGGAGCGCGACGAGCGCCTGCTTGAGATCGCGACCCACATGTTCCTCGAGCAGGGGTTCGAGGCGACCTCGATCGATGCGCTGGCTGAGGCCGCGTCGATCGGCAAGGCGACGCTCTATGCCCGCTACGCCGACAAGGGCGCGCTGTTTGCCGACGTGCTGCGGCGGCGCATCATCGAGGTCTACGGCGGTCTCGAGGCCGAGTTCGCGGCGGCGCCTGGCGACGACCTGCAGGCGACGCTGCAGCACGTCGCCGAGCGCTTCCTCGATCAGACGCTTCAGGACAGCTCGGTGGCGCTCGGCCGCATCCTCGCCGCGCAGGGCGCGCGCTTTCCCGAGCTGGCGCAGCTCGCCATGACCGAGGGCTACGAGCGCCAGGTGCGGCTGATCTCGAGCGTGCTCGCCCGCTTCGACGGCGACCCGCGCTACGTGCTGGGCGACCTGGCAGTCACGGCCGATTTCTTTCTCGCCCTCGTGCTCGGGCGCACGTCGCGCATCAAGATCTACGGCCTCGCCATCGATCGCGAGGAGATGCGCCATCGTACGCGGGCGGCCGTCGCGTTCTTCGTGCGCGGCGTGTCCGCCGCCTAG